The following proteins are encoded in a genomic region of Saccharopolyspora antimicrobica:
- a CDS encoding DUF983 domain-containing protein, with amino-acid sequence MNRVVRGSDGREWTIKANLEWSNPIAAEEFEHDVNGGAGPGVVMGGVLLFLVVLFVIWTPDEVYVPSWLILLLIVAVLFFPVRWVLHRPWTVTAATPGDHEENPPETWVGVVRGFYDVRKEVSEVARHIELYAEPDMNGSLQPVE; translated from the coding sequence ATGAACCGGGTGGTGCGGGGCTCCGACGGCCGCGAGTGGACCATCAAGGCGAACCTGGAGTGGTCCAATCCGATCGCGGCGGAGGAGTTCGAGCACGACGTCAACGGCGGTGCCGGTCCCGGCGTGGTGATGGGCGGGGTGCTGCTGTTCCTGGTCGTGCTGTTCGTGATCTGGACGCCCGACGAGGTGTACGTGCCGTCGTGGCTGATCCTGCTGCTGATCGTGGCGGTGCTGTTCTTCCCGGTGCGCTGGGTGCTGCACCGGCCGTGGACGGTCACCGCGGCCACGCCGGGCGATCACGAGGAGAACCCGCCGGAGACCTGGGTGGGCGTGGTGCGCGGCTTCTACGACGTCCGCAAGGAGGTCTCCGAGGTGGCCCGCCACATCGAGCTCTACGCGGAACCCGACATGAACGGCAGCCTGCAGCCGGTGGAGTGA
- a CDS encoding Fpg/Nei family DNA glycosylase, translating into MPELPEVEALAQHLRDNAVGRSVVRVDVASMSVLKTASPPWTELHGRTVTGAARHGKYLDLDCDGLHLVCHLARAGWLRWSDKLSPAPPKPGRGPIALRVHLGGVGFDLTEAGTQKKLAVWVVADPAEVPGIAKLGPDALDLDADGLAAILSGRTERIKTLLTDQSALAGIGNAYSDEILHAAKLSPFATSGKLDADAVARLHESTQEILKDAVQRSLGQDAARLKAEKRSGLRVHARTGLPCPVCGDLVREVSYADRSMQYCPTCQTGGKPLADRRFSRLLK; encoded by the coding sequence GTGCCGGAACTTCCTGAGGTCGAAGCGTTGGCGCAGCACCTGCGCGACAACGCCGTGGGTCGGAGTGTGGTCCGGGTCGACGTCGCGTCGATGAGCGTGCTGAAGACGGCCAGCCCGCCGTGGACCGAGCTGCACGGCCGCACCGTCACCGGGGCGGCGCGCCACGGCAAGTACCTGGACCTGGACTGCGACGGGCTGCACCTGGTCTGCCACCTCGCGCGGGCCGGCTGGCTGCGCTGGTCGGACAAGCTCTCGCCCGCACCGCCGAAGCCCGGTCGCGGGCCGATCGCGTTGCGCGTGCACCTCGGCGGGGTCGGGTTCGACCTGACCGAGGCGGGCACCCAGAAGAAGCTGGCGGTGTGGGTGGTCGCCGATCCGGCCGAGGTGCCGGGGATCGCGAAGCTGGGCCCGGACGCGCTGGACCTGGACGCCGACGGGCTGGCCGCGATCCTGTCCGGGCGCACCGAGCGGATCAAGACGCTGCTCACCGACCAGTCCGCGCTGGCCGGGATCGGCAACGCCTACTCCGACGAGATCCTGCACGCCGCGAAGCTCTCGCCCTTCGCCACTTCGGGCAAGCTCGACGCCGATGCGGTGGCGCGCCTGCACGAGAGCACGCAGGAGATCCTGAAGGACGCGGTGCAGCGCTCGCTGGGCCAGGACGCCGCGCGCTTGAAAGCGGAGAAGCGCTCGGGGCTGCGGGTGCACGCGCGGACCGGCTTGCCCTGCCCGGTGTGCGGGGACCTCGTCCGCGAGGTGTCCTACGCGGATCGGTCGATGCAGTACTGCCCGACCTGCCAGACGGGTGGCAAACCACTGGCGGATCGCCGGTTCTCCCGGTTGCTGAAGTAG
- a CDS encoding LytR/AlgR family response regulator transcription factor, which produces MSTRENPAGLVVLAVDDEMAGLDEMKYRLGSNPRVGRVLTASDAAEALRLLRSDDPDLFGQRDADESIVDAVFADVSMPGLSGMELARVLTAFRNPPALVFITGHEENALEAFEVGALDYIMKPANAERIDRALRTIEKNKLQAAKGLRALEAPAPDDEEVIPVELAGTTRMIPRKDVRWVEAQGDYARLHTTDGSHLVRIPLAQLEERWAEAGFLRIHRSFLVSLSLVTELRMSSSGYSVVLGGGQPKELPVSRRHTRELKDRLVRAPRQNWGQQ; this is translated from the coding sequence GTGAGTACACGAGAGAACCCCGCAGGCCTCGTCGTTCTGGCCGTTGACGACGAGATGGCCGGGCTGGACGAGATGAAGTACCGGCTCGGCAGCAATCCCAGGGTCGGGCGGGTGCTGACGGCCTCCGATGCCGCCGAAGCGCTGCGCCTGCTCCGCAGCGACGATCCCGACCTGTTCGGCCAGCGCGACGCGGACGAGTCCATTGTGGATGCCGTGTTCGCGGACGTGTCGATGCCGGGCCTCAGCGGGATGGAGCTGGCGCGGGTGCTCACCGCGTTCCGCAACCCGCCCGCCCTGGTGTTCATCACCGGGCACGAGGAGAACGCCCTCGAAGCCTTCGAGGTCGGCGCGCTGGACTACATCATGAAACCGGCGAACGCCGAGCGGATCGACCGCGCGCTGCGCACGATCGAGAAGAACAAGCTGCAGGCGGCCAAGGGCCTCCGCGCGCTGGAAGCCCCGGCGCCGGACGACGAAGAGGTCATCCCGGTCGAGCTGGCGGGCACCACGCGGATGATCCCGCGCAAGGACGTCCGGTGGGTGGAGGCGCAGGGCGACTACGCGCGCCTGCACACCACCGACGGCTCGCACCTGGTGCGAATCCCCCTGGCACAGCTGGAGGAGCGCTGGGCCGAGGCCGGTTTCCTGCGCATCCACCGATCCTTCCTGGTGTCGTTGTCGCTGGTCACCGAGCTGCGGATGTCCTCGTCCGGGTACTCGGTGGTGCTCGGCGGCGGCCAGCCCAAGGAACTGCCGGTCAGCAGGCGCCACACCCGCGAGCTCAAGGACCGGCTGGTCCGCGCACCGAGGCAGAACTGGGGCCAGCAGTGA
- a CDS encoding maleylpyruvate isomerase family mycothiol-dependent enzyme: MTAELWELVHEEREALAADLSGLSEEQWSTPSLCEGLTVREVLAHITAAASLNPVQWLAGVIRCRFDFDKQVAMRLAEHLGADGAETLDRFRRVITSRTKPPLPVVALLGEVIVHGEDIRRPLGIRRDYPISTITRLAEYYRGSDLVVRAKGRIGGLRLAANDGPFETGAGQLASGTTLALIMAMVGRTTYCDDLEGDGAAALRSR, from the coding sequence ATGACCGCAGAGCTCTGGGAGCTGGTCCACGAGGAGCGCGAAGCGCTGGCGGCTGATCTATCGGGGCTTTCCGAGGAGCAGTGGTCGACGCCGTCGCTCTGCGAGGGGCTGACCGTGCGGGAGGTGCTCGCGCACATCACCGCGGCCGCGAGCTTGAACCCCGTGCAGTGGCTGGCGGGCGTGATCCGCTGCCGCTTCGACTTCGACAAGCAGGTGGCCATGCGGTTGGCCGAGCACCTGGGCGCGGACGGCGCCGAGACGCTCGACCGGTTCCGCCGCGTCATCACGAGCCGGACGAAGCCGCCGCTGCCGGTGGTGGCGCTGCTCGGCGAGGTGATCGTGCACGGCGAGGACATCCGGCGGCCGCTGGGCATCCGCCGCGACTACCCGATCAGCACCATCACGCGGCTGGCCGAGTACTACCGCGGCTCCGACCTCGTCGTCCGGGCGAAGGGCCGCATCGGTGGTCTGCGGCTCGCCGCGAACGACGGGCCGTTCGAGACCGGCGCCGGGCAGCTCGCGTCCGGAACCACCCTGGCGCTGATCATGGCGATGGTCGGCCGCACGACGTACTGCGACGACCTCGAAGGCGACGGCGCCGCAGCCCTCCGCTCCCGCTAA
- a CDS encoding sodium/solute symporter: protein MAANAWSLVGVALIVAATFAIGIWGSRSARTTTDFTAARREVREEHNAAAISGEYLSAASFLGVAGLVLKDGVDALWYPIGFAAGYLALMLFVAAPMRRSGAFTLPDFAEARLDSLRLRSLCTALVVLIGWLYLVPQLQAAGMTLAAIVGFPYWAGILVVAVIVLGTVATGVLRAVTLVQAFQYWVKLFAITVPAFALFIVFLGGAQRQALDAPLPPVFPIDTAVRIDTDVRLTVREPVWLADQDGTLYLQPGEHTLRAGSELRFPAGAPVPVVSDAEPDNATWLRPERDGAIGLLETYSVLVATFLGTMGLPHVLARFYTNPSGTAVRRTTLYVVAMLGAFYLFPTIFGLLSRMYAPQLLVTGETDAAVLLLPNEMLGTGWAGGLLASITAAGAFAAFLSTSSGLVVSLAGVLSSRDVLRGRSLDFRLLAVLACLVPAVLALLADSHDIARSVGLAFAMAASTFCPVLVLGIWWRGLTAAGAASGMVVGGSLVLIAALLAYFVGRVETWWATLIGQPALITVPVAFAVTVVVSRATRARVPAGVGRVMLRLHAPDRLGFLDQKLVAEPADQPETRGRHQR from the coding sequence ATGGCCGCGAACGCCTGGTCCCTGGTCGGCGTCGCGCTGATCGTCGCGGCGACCTTCGCCATCGGGATCTGGGGCTCCCGGTCGGCGCGCACCACGACGGACTTCACCGCCGCGCGGCGGGAGGTCCGCGAGGAGCACAACGCCGCGGCGATCTCCGGCGAGTACCTGTCGGCCGCCTCCTTCCTGGGCGTCGCTGGGCTGGTGCTGAAGGACGGCGTGGACGCGCTCTGGTACCCGATCGGCTTCGCCGCCGGATACCTGGCGCTGATGCTGTTCGTGGCCGCTCCGATGCGCCGCTCGGGAGCCTTCACGCTGCCGGACTTCGCGGAGGCGCGGCTGGATTCGCTGCGGCTGCGCTCGCTGTGCACCGCGCTGGTGGTGCTGATCGGCTGGCTGTACCTGGTGCCGCAGCTGCAGGCCGCCGGTATGACCTTGGCCGCGATCGTCGGTTTCCCGTACTGGGCCGGGATTCTCGTGGTCGCGGTGATCGTGCTGGGCACCGTGGCCACCGGGGTGCTGCGCGCGGTCACGCTGGTGCAGGCGTTCCAGTACTGGGTGAAGCTGTTCGCGATCACGGTGCCCGCCTTCGCGCTGTTCATCGTGTTCTTGGGCGGCGCGCAGCGGCAGGCGCTCGACGCCCCCTTGCCGCCGGTCTTCCCGATCGACACCGCGGTCCGCATCGACACCGACGTGCGGCTGACCGTCCGCGAGCCGGTGTGGCTGGCCGACCAGGACGGCACGCTCTACCTGCAGCCGGGCGAGCACACCTTGCGCGCGGGCAGCGAGCTGCGCTTCCCGGCCGGGGCGCCGGTGCCGGTGGTGTCGGACGCGGAACCGGACAACGCCACCTGGCTGCGGCCGGAGCGCGACGGGGCGATCGGGCTGCTGGAGACGTATTCGGTGCTCGTCGCGACGTTCCTGGGCACCATGGGCCTGCCGCACGTGCTGGCCCGCTTCTACACGAACCCGAGCGGCACGGCGGTCCGCCGCACCACGCTGTACGTGGTGGCGATGCTCGGGGCCTTCTACCTGTTCCCGACGATCTTCGGGCTGCTGTCCCGGATGTACGCGCCGCAGCTGCTGGTCACCGGCGAGACCGATGCGGCGGTCCTGCTGCTGCCGAACGAGATGCTGGGCACCGGCTGGGCGGGCGGGCTGCTCGCGTCGATCACCGCGGCCGGGGCGTTCGCCGCGTTCCTGTCCACCTCGTCGGGGCTGGTGGTGAGCCTGGCCGGGGTGCTGTCCTCGCGGGACGTGCTGCGCGGGCGCTCGCTCGACTTCCGGCTGCTGGCGGTGCTGGCCTGCCTGGTGCCCGCGGTGCTGGCGCTGCTGGCGGACAGCCACGACATCGCGCGCAGCGTGGGGCTGGCGTTCGCGATGGCCGCTTCGACGTTCTGCCCGGTGCTGGTGCTCGGGATCTGGTGGCGCGGGCTCACCGCGGCGGGCGCGGCCAGCGGCATGGTGGTCGGCGGCAGCCTGGTGCTGATCGCCGCGCTGCTCGCGTACTTCGTGGGCCGCGTGGAGACCTGGTGGGCGACGCTGATCGGGCAGCCCGCGCTGATCACGGTGCCGGTCGCCTTCGCGGTCACCGTGGTGGTCAGCCGGGCGACCAGGGCCCGGGTGCCCGCCGGGGTGGGGCGCGTGATGCTGCGGCTGCACGCGCCGGACCGGCTCGGATTCCTGGACCAGAAGCTGGTCGCGGAGCCCGCCGACCAGCCCGAGACCCGGGGACGGCACCAGCGCTGA
- a CDS encoding RNA polymerase sigma factor, with product MGLSEAAVLSSEDGALLARLRAGDDSAFGELYRRHAPMVRRFALSMQRPGIDVDDVVAEVFLRVLRAVRAGHGPRDAIRTYLFTVVRRVLAEWAAARRDEPMTSDELGEHVPRQGDHQVAQAEGELLARAFLRLPARWREVLWRTEVEGHRPASIARQLGLTPNATAVLAHRARRGLREAYHQASDLPVGRSRRCLRRA from the coding sequence TTGGGGCTGAGCGAAGCTGCGGTGCTGTCGTCGGAGGACGGGGCGCTGCTGGCGCGGTTGCGGGCGGGCGACGATTCCGCTTTCGGGGAGCTCTACCGCAGGCACGCGCCCATGGTGCGGCGGTTCGCGCTGAGCATGCAGCGCCCGGGGATCGACGTCGACGACGTGGTGGCGGAGGTCTTCCTGCGCGTGCTGCGCGCGGTTCGCGCCGGGCACGGGCCTCGGGACGCGATCAGGACGTACCTGTTCACGGTGGTCCGGCGGGTGCTCGCGGAGTGGGCGGCCGCGCGGCGGGACGAGCCGATGACCTCCGACGAGCTGGGCGAGCACGTGCCGCGGCAGGGCGATCACCAGGTGGCGCAGGCGGAGGGCGAGCTGCTGGCCAGGGCGTTCCTGCGGCTGCCCGCGCGGTGGCGCGAGGTCCTGTGGCGCACCGAGGTGGAGGGGCACCGGCCGGCCAGCATCGCGCGGCAGCTCGGTTTGACGCCGAACGCGACCGCCGTGCTGGCGCACCGGGCCCGGCGCGGGCTGCGTGAGGCGTATCACCAGGCGTCGGATCTGCCGGTCGGGCGGTCGCGGAGGTGCTTGCGCCGCGCTTGA
- a CDS encoding GAF domain-containing sensor histidine kinase yields the protein MAELLTERTVLTTLAALAVLGMFVLLCRARRVSTSVEDATLAALHRVTSAAPHLRAGLTPASADKAAPHLRELLACVAVGIVDADGTLLSWDGEANHHYADLRTKIEQVLRTGKREFLDHGDVTCEHRPCPMRHAVVVPLEVEDETRGALAVIAGGDRKRLLRAAAEVANHVSTQLELAELQESKERLAQAEVRALRAQISPHFIYNALNTIGSLIRTDPEHARDLLQEFADFTRYSFRTSGLYTTLADEIRNIDRYLILESARFGPDRLKIQLKIAPEVLPVVVPFLALQPLVENAVRHGLANKPGGGTVSVTAEDNGTEALISVDDDGIGMDPERLDAELANAHLTGAHVGLGNINNRMRATFGNDYGLVVETEQGAGMKVIMRVPKFAPGVRPLPPPAYDETGIGLAAGPAVSR from the coding sequence GTGGCGGAGTTGTTGACTGAGCGGACGGTGCTGACCACGCTCGCGGCGCTCGCCGTGCTCGGCATGTTCGTCCTGCTGTGCCGGGCGCGTCGGGTGAGCACCTCGGTGGAGGACGCGACGTTGGCTGCGTTGCACCGCGTGACGAGCGCGGCTCCGCACCTGCGCGCCGGGCTGACCCCGGCGTCGGCGGACAAGGCCGCGCCGCACCTGCGCGAGCTGCTGGCGTGCGTGGCGGTGGGCATCGTGGACGCCGACGGCACACTGCTGAGCTGGGACGGCGAGGCCAACCACCACTACGCCGACCTGCGCACCAAGATCGAGCAGGTGCTGCGCACCGGCAAGCGCGAGTTCCTCGACCACGGCGACGTGACCTGCGAGCACCGGCCGTGCCCGATGCGGCACGCCGTCGTGGTGCCGCTGGAGGTGGAGGACGAGACGCGCGGCGCGCTGGCGGTGATCGCAGGTGGCGACCGCAAGCGCCTGCTGCGGGCCGCCGCCGAGGTCGCCAACCACGTGTCGACCCAGCTGGAGCTCGCTGAGCTGCAGGAATCCAAGGAGCGGCTGGCGCAGGCCGAGGTGCGCGCGCTGCGGGCGCAGATCTCGCCGCACTTCATCTACAACGCGCTGAACACCATCGGCTCGCTGATCCGCACCGACCCGGAGCACGCGCGGGACCTGCTGCAGGAGTTCGCCGACTTCACCCGCTACTCGTTCCGCACCAGCGGGCTCTACACCACGCTGGCCGACGAGATCCGCAACATCGACCGCTACCTGATCCTGGAGAGCGCCCGGTTCGGCCCCGACCGGCTGAAGATCCAGCTCAAGATCGCGCCGGAGGTGCTGCCGGTGGTGGTGCCGTTCCTGGCGCTGCAGCCGCTGGTGGAGAACGCCGTCCGGCACGGCCTGGCGAACAAGCCGGGCGGCGGCACCGTGTCGGTGACCGCCGAGGACAACGGGACCGAGGCGTTGATCAGCGTGGACGACGACGGCATCGGGATGGACCCGGAGCGGCTCGACGCGGAGCTGGCCAACGCGCACCTGACCGGCGCGCACGTCGGGCTCGGCAACATCAACAACCGGATGCGGGCGACCTTCGGCAACGACTACGGCCTGGTGGTGGAGACCGAGCAGGGCGCGGGCATGAAGGTCATCATGCGGGTGCCGAAGTTCGCGCCGGGCGTGCGTCCGCTGCCGCCGCCGGCGTACGACGAAACGGGCATCGGGTTGGCGGCCGGGCCGGCGGTGAGCCGGTAA
- the msrA gene encoding peptide-methionine (S)-S-oxide reductase MsrA, producing MALFGDKTSLIDQAAALPGRDTPLPVAEFHAVHPDRRIVPPFPDGYATAVVGMGCFWGAERVFWRTEGVWTTAVGYAGGYTPNPTYEEVCSGRTGHTEVVLVVFDPKVISYAQVLKVFWENHDPTQGMRQGNDIGTQYRSAIYLTDDAQRAEAEASREVFQQALSAANRGEITTEIAPLEAFYYAETYHQQYLSDAKNPNGYCGLGGTGVSCPIGTGITAQG from the coding sequence ATGGCGCTTTTCGGTGACAAGACGAGCCTGATCGACCAGGCGGCGGCCCTGCCCGGACGGGACACCCCGCTGCCGGTGGCGGAGTTCCACGCGGTGCACCCCGATCGCCGGATCGTTCCGCCGTTCCCGGACGGCTACGCCACGGCGGTCGTGGGCATGGGCTGCTTCTGGGGCGCGGAACGCGTCTTCTGGCGCACCGAAGGGGTGTGGACCACCGCGGTCGGCTACGCGGGCGGCTACACCCCGAACCCGACCTACGAAGAGGTCTGCTCCGGCCGCACCGGGCACACCGAGGTGGTGCTGGTCGTCTTCGACCCGAAGGTGATCAGCTACGCCCAGGTCCTGAAGGTGTTCTGGGAGAACCACGACCCCACCCAGGGCATGCGCCAGGGCAACGACATCGGCACCCAGTACCGCTCGGCGATCTACCTCACCGACGACGCCCAGCGGGCCGAGGCGGAGGCCAGCCGCGAGGTGTTCCAGCAGGCCCTCAGCGCGGCGAACCGAGGCGAGATCACCACCGAGATCGCCCCGCTGGAGGCCTTCTACTACGCGGAGACCTACCACCAGCAGTACCTGAGCGACGCCAAGAACCCGAACGGCTACTGCGGCCTCGGCGGCACGGGCGTCTCCTGCCCGATCGGCACCGGCATCACCGCCCAGGGCTGA
- a CDS encoding S49 family peptidase, with the protein MTEKAPQKFTDLLSGKLSAKLPGKLAERAERGPVVAVVKLHGVITSTPSPMSRPTISTQTAESALTRAFGHDRLAGVVLAVNSPGGAPTQSALVADRIRELAAEKDVPVLAYCEDVAASGGYWLACAADEIYAHPTSIVGSVGVVSASFGLTGLIEKLGVERRVYTAGEHKVRLDPFRPEKEEDVQWLRGLQGELHEQFRDWVRKRRGGKLQSSDDDLFSGEVWTGAKAAELGLVDGVGSLREIVKEKFPDAHLHIVEQRKPLLARLGMSSSIRLGGSPADAVLSTVEALEHRAMWNRFGL; encoded by the coding sequence ATGACCGAGAAGGCGCCGCAGAAGTTCACCGACCTGTTGTCCGGCAAGTTGTCCGCGAAGCTGCCCGGCAAGCTCGCCGAGCGAGCTGAGCGCGGACCGGTGGTGGCGGTCGTGAAGCTGCACGGTGTCATCACCTCGACCCCGTCGCCGATGAGCCGGCCGACGATCTCGACCCAGACGGCCGAGTCGGCGCTGACCCGCGCGTTCGGCCACGACCGGCTCGCCGGAGTGGTCCTGGCGGTCAACTCGCCCGGCGGCGCGCCGACCCAGTCGGCGCTGGTGGCGGACCGGATCCGGGAACTGGCCGCGGAGAAGGACGTGCCGGTGCTGGCCTACTGCGAGGACGTCGCGGCCTCCGGCGGGTACTGGCTGGCCTGCGCGGCCGACGAGATCTACGCGCACCCGACGTCGATCGTGGGATCCGTCGGCGTGGTCAGCGCGAGCTTCGGGCTCACCGGGCTGATCGAGAAGCTGGGCGTGGAGCGCCGGGTGTACACCGCGGGCGAGCACAAGGTGCGGCTGGACCCGTTCCGCCCGGAGAAGGAGGAGGACGTGCAGTGGCTGCGCGGCCTGCAGGGCGAGCTGCACGAGCAGTTCCGGGACTGGGTGCGCAAGCGTCGCGGCGGCAAGCTGCAGAGCAGCGACGACGACCTGTTCTCCGGCGAGGTGTGGACCGGCGCGAAGGCCGCGGAGCTCGGTCTGGTGGACGGCGTGGGCTCGCTGCGGGAGATCGTCAAGGAGAAGTTCCCGGACGCCCACCTGCACATCGTCGAGCAGCGCAAGCCGCTGCTGGCCCGGCTCGGCATGTCCTCGTCGATCCGCCTCGGCGGCTCCCCCGCGGACGCGGTCCTGTCCACTGTGGAGGCCCTGGAGCACCGCGCGATGTGGAACCGCTTCGGGCTCTGA
- a CDS encoding solute symporter family protein produces MVVVFRASRNTKTAADYYAGGRAFTGPQNGVAIAGDYLSAASFLGIAGAIAVYGYDGFLYSIGFLVAWLVALLLVAELLRNTGKYTMGDVLSFRMRERPVRTAASLSTLAVSFFYLLAQMAGAGGLVALLLGITSKSGQALVIAVVGALMIVYVLVGGMKGTTWVQIIKAALLIAGALVMTVWVLAMYGFNLSGLLGHAAEVAGPSVLDPGAQYGTSETSKLDFVSLGIALVLGTAGLPHVLMRFYTVPTAKEARRSVVWAIWLIGLFYLFTLVLGYGAGALVGPEAIKDAPGGVNSAAPLLALQIGGPLLLGFIAAVAFATILAVVAGLTITASASFAHDIYANVIKKGKVDDKNQEVKVARITAVVIGIVSILGGIAANGQNVAFLVALAFAVAASANLPTLLYSLFWKRFNTTGALWSIYGGLAVTILLIVFSPAVTGSESAMFPSLDIAWFPLKNPGLISIPVSFLLGYLGTIFGKDKVNEAKYAEMEVRSLTGAGAEKAISH; encoded by the coding sequence ATGGTCGTGGTGTTCCGCGCCAGCCGGAACACGAAGACCGCCGCCGACTACTACGCCGGCGGCCGGGCCTTCACCGGCCCGCAGAACGGCGTCGCGATCGCCGGTGACTACCTGTCCGCCGCGTCCTTCCTCGGCATCGCCGGGGCGATCGCGGTCTACGGCTACGACGGCTTCCTGTACTCGATCGGCTTCCTGGTGGCCTGGCTGGTGGCGCTGCTGCTGGTCGCGGAGCTGCTGCGGAACACCGGCAAGTACACGATGGGCGACGTGCTCAGCTTCCGGATGAGGGAACGTCCGGTGCGCACCGCCGCGTCGCTGTCCACGCTCGCCGTGAGCTTCTTCTACCTGCTCGCCCAGATGGCGGGCGCCGGTGGTCTGGTGGCGCTGCTGCTGGGCATCACCAGCAAGTCCGGGCAGGCCCTGGTCATCGCCGTGGTCGGCGCGCTGATGATCGTGTACGTGCTGGTCGGCGGCATGAAGGGCACCACCTGGGTGCAGATCATCAAGGCGGCGCTGCTGATCGCGGGCGCGCTCGTGATGACCGTCTGGGTGCTCGCCATGTACGGCTTCAACCTGTCCGGTCTGCTCGGCCACGCCGCCGAGGTCGCCGGGCCGTCCGTGCTCGACCCGGGTGCGCAGTACGGCACGAGCGAGACCAGCAAGCTGGACTTCGTCTCGCTCGGCATCGCCCTGGTGCTCGGCACCGCCGGTCTGCCGCACGTGCTGATGCGCTTCTACACCGTGCCCACCGCCAAGGAAGCCCGCCGCTCGGTGGTCTGGGCGATCTGGCTGATCGGCCTGTTCTACCTGTTCACGCTGGTCCTGGGCTACGGCGCCGGCGCGCTGGTCGGACCGGAGGCGATCAAGGACGCCCCGGGCGGGGTGAACTCGGCCGCGCCGCTGCTGGCGCTGCAGATCGGCGGCCCGCTGCTGCTGGGCTTCATCGCCGCGGTCGCCTTCGCCACCATCCTGGCCGTGGTCGCCGGTCTGACGATCACCGCGTCCGCCTCGTTCGCGCACGACATCTACGCGAACGTGATCAAGAAGGGCAAGGTGGACGACAAGAACCAGGAGGTCAAGGTCGCCCGGATCACCGCGGTGGTGATCGGCATCGTGTCCATCCTCGGCGGCATCGCGGCCAACGGCCAGAACGTCGCGTTCCTGGTGGCGCTGGCCTTCGCGGTGGCGGCCTCGGCGAACCTGCCGACGCTGCTGTACTCGCTGTTCTGGAAGCGGTTCAACACCACCGGTGCGCTGTGGAGCATCTACGGCGGTCTGGCGGTCACGATCCTGCTGATCGTGTTCTCGCCGGCGGTCACCGGCAGCGAGTCCGCGATGTTCCCGTCGCTGGACATCGCCTGGTTCCCGCTGAAGAACCCGGGCCTGATCTCGATCCCGGTGTCCTTCCTGCTCGGCTACCTCGGCACGATCTTCGGCAAGGACAAGGTCAACGAGGCCAAGTACGCCGAGATGGAGGTCCGCTCCCTCACGGGCGCAGGCGCCGAGAAGGCCATCTCGCACTAG